A genomic segment from Pseudoduganella chitinolytica encodes:
- a CDS encoding GspH/FimT family pseudopilin, translating into MSAAFTLVETLIALAVAGVLLGAAVPDLRAFAARQQIRAAATDLLAALHLARAQALGRGDIVVVAPADGGGVAWQHGWIVFADRDGDGRPGSGDEVLFRHGPVAGGLRIWARLSAAAPPWYVAYNSAGRSCRAGNGSAANWGTLSLRTGGEARNIKINMLGRARLCDPARDSGCDPAAE; encoded by the coding sequence TTGAGCGCAGCGTTCACGCTGGTGGAAACGCTGATCGCGCTGGCGGTGGCGGGCGTGCTGCTGGGCGCGGCCGTGCCCGACCTGCGTGCCTTTGCCGCGCGCCAGCAGATCCGCGCCGCCGCCACCGACCTGCTGGCGGCGCTGCACCTGGCGCGCGCCCAGGCGCTGGGACGGGGCGACATCGTGGTGGTGGCGCCGGCCGATGGCGGCGGCGTCGCCTGGCAACACGGCTGGATCGTCTTCGCCGACCGCGACGGCGATGGCAGGCCCGGGTCCGGCGACGAAGTGCTGTTCCGGCACGGTCCCGTGGCGGGCGGGCTGCGCATCTGGGCGCGGTTGTCGGCCGCTGCGCCGCCGTGGTATGTCGCCTATAATAGTGCGGGCCGTTCCTGCCGGGCGGGCAACGGCAGCGCCGCCAACTGGGGCACGCTGTCGCTGCGCACGGGCGGCGAGGCACGCAACATCAAGATCAACATGCTGGGCCGCGCGCGGCTGTGCGACCCCGCGCGCGACAGCGGCTGTGACCCGGCGGCGGAGTAG
- a CDS encoding type IV pilin protein translates to MSARPACLRVQAHGFTVTEVLVAVAICGIVGALAYPNLQEHMVRARRTEAQGALQRLMQQEERYFTLHNRYVAFAPDSTDDDARRFRWWSGTSPERSGYEIAGEACDDRPLDECVQLVATPGTRRVDVHYRDRQCGRLILTSTGERRASGSDPRCWR, encoded by the coding sequence ATGAGCGCGCGGCCAGCGTGTCTGCGCGTGCAAGCGCACGGCTTCACCGTGACCGAAGTGCTGGTCGCTGTCGCCATCTGTGGCATCGTCGGCGCACTGGCTTACCCCAACCTGCAGGAGCACATGGTGCGGGCGCGCCGAACGGAGGCGCAGGGCGCGCTGCAGCGGTTGATGCAGCAGGAAGAGCGCTACTTCACGCTGCACAACCGCTACGTGGCGTTCGCGCCGGACAGCACGGACGACGACGCGCGTCGCTTCCGCTGGTGGTCCGGTACCAGCCCGGAACGCAGCGGCTACGAGATCGCGGGCGAGGCGTGCGACGACCGCCCGCTCGACGAATGCGTGCAACTGGTCGCCACGCCCGGCACGCGCCGGGTGGACGTTCACTACAGGGATAGACAATGCGGCCGACTGATCCTCACGAGCACGGGCGAACGGCGCGCCAGCGGCAGCGACCCGCGTTGCTGGCGTTGA
- a CDS encoding pilus assembly protein — translation MVRLALFALLVLLCAVSARAAEVDAGEQAALGCAARHRVVHGAPLAVPRSRLAPVGAEEGSVFRAAYELARGSGTLTRAPLVRDGDGALRLLPPLWDAAALLARRNPATRRIHTFDGLRTIPFTWESLPAALQEGLSAPPLSAGPDGVVPPDAPGPARLAWLRGERRLEGRGLRVRAGLLGDAVHGAPVFAGAAMNPPSRAGDETYAAFREAASRRPPAVYLGANDGMLHAFDARSGVEMFTYVPALLADALGALTAPGYVHRPYVDGPLALGEASIGDRWRTVLVASPGMGARGLFALDVTDPADFAGALWEFGAATDAAIGNVLAPAQVARLQVRTRDGVPQYRHFALAGNGVGTGAAALFLLALDKAPTQPWRRDTSYYRLDLPPGEPGLATGLSAPALVPDEEDVVRHAYAGDLQGNLWRFDFTRPAPWRTGVPASPVFVARDGEGTRQPIVQQPKVVHAAGGGYLVLFGTGQLQSRADRDPARFAPQSFYAVYDDPGAPRPASPLTRADLLERRVYPATDADAGFVVTGRNQAVGAGERPKGWYVDFPGSATMGERSVASAAVVDGNVAFHTVLPGPDRCADSASRAYLLDALSGLAPGDGTPAASGNVTGMLLADFVDGAPVVLAAARTRVPSAAGTRGRVTRVKDHVAFGAGGGVTRAGTSRAALPAGRLSWREVMNWRQLHNAAARRPAR, via the coding sequence ATGGTGCGTCTTGCGTTGTTCGCCCTGCTGGTGCTGCTCTGCGCCGTGTCCGCCCGGGCGGCGGAGGTCGACGCCGGTGAGCAGGCCGCGCTGGGTTGCGCTGCGCGTCACCGCGTCGTGCACGGCGCCCCCTTGGCCGTGCCGCGCAGCCGGCTGGCGCCAGTGGGCGCGGAAGAGGGCAGCGTGTTCCGCGCCGCTTACGAACTGGCGCGCGGCAGCGGCACGTTGACCCGTGCGCCGCTGGTGCGCGATGGCGACGGGGCGCTCCGGCTGCTGCCGCCGCTGTGGGATGCCGCCGCGCTGCTGGCGCGCCGGAACCCGGCCACGCGGCGCATCCATACGTTCGATGGCCTGCGCACGATCCCGTTCACCTGGGAGTCGCTGCCCGCTGCGCTGCAGGAAGGATTGAGCGCGCCGCCGCTGTCCGCCGGTCCCGATGGCGTGGTACCGCCCGATGCACCCGGACCCGCGCGGCTGGCCTGGCTGCGGGGCGAGCGCCGGCTCGAGGGGCGTGGCCTGCGCGTGCGTGCCGGCCTGCTGGGCGATGCCGTGCATGGCGCGCCTGTGTTTGCAGGGGCGGCAATGAATCCGCCGTCGCGCGCCGGCGATGAGACCTACGCGGCGTTCCGGGAAGCCGCGTCGCGCCGTCCTCCTGCCGTCTACCTCGGCGCCAACGACGGCATGCTGCATGCCTTCGATGCGCGCAGCGGCGTCGAGATGTTCACCTATGTTCCGGCGCTGCTGGCCGACGCGCTCGGGGCGCTTACCGCGCCCGGCTACGTCCACCGGCCGTACGTGGATGGTCCGCTGGCGCTGGGCGAGGCCAGCATCGGCGACCGCTGGCGCACGGTGCTGGTGGCGTCGCCCGGCATGGGCGCGCGTGGCCTGTTCGCGCTGGACGTGACCGACCCGGCCGACTTCGCCGGCGCGTTGTGGGAGTTCGGCGCAGCCACCGATGCGGCGATCGGCAATGTCCTGGCCCCGGCGCAGGTGGCGCGGCTGCAGGTGCGCACGCGCGACGGCGTGCCGCAATACCGCCACTTCGCGCTGGCGGGCAATGGTGTTGGCACGGGCGCCGCGGCGCTGTTCCTGCTGGCGCTGGACAAGGCGCCAACGCAGCCCTGGCGGCGCGACACCAGCTACTACAGGCTCGATCTGCCGCCGGGCGAGCCCGGTCTGGCCACGGGCCTGTCGGCGCCCGCCCTGGTGCCCGACGAGGAGGACGTGGTGCGCCATGCGTACGCGGGCGACCTGCAGGGCAACCTGTGGCGCTTCGATTTTACGCGCCCGGCGCCGTGGCGTACCGGCGTGCCGGCCAGCCCCGTGTTTGTCGCGCGCGACGGGGAGGGTACGCGCCAGCCGATCGTGCAGCAGCCGAAGGTGGTGCACGCGGCGGGTGGCGGCTACCTGGTCCTGTTCGGCACGGGGCAATTGCAATCGCGCGCGGACCGCGATCCGGCCCGGTTCGCGCCGCAGTCGTTCTATGCCGTGTACGACGATCCCGGCGCGCCGCGTCCGGCGTCACCGCTGACGCGCGCGGACCTGCTGGAACGACGCGTGTATCCGGCGACGGATGCGGACGCGGGCTTTGTCGTCACGGGTCGCAACCAGGCCGTGGGCGCGGGCGAGCGGCCGAAGGGTTGGTATGTCGACTTCCCCGGCAGCGCAACGATGGGTGAGCGCAGCGTCGCCAGCGCGGCGGTCGTGGATGGCAACGTCGCGTTCCATACGGTGCTGCCCGGGCCCGACCGTTGCGCGGACAGCGCAAGTCGCGCGTACCTGCTGGATGCGTTGTCGGGACTGGCGCCGGGCGACGGTACGCCGGCGGCCAGCGGCAACGTCACGGGAATGCTGCTGGCGGACTTCGTCGACGGGGCGCCGGTGGTGCTCGCGGCCGCGCGCACGCGTGTGCCGTCGGCGGCGGGAACACGGGGACGCGTCACGCGGGTGAAGGATCACGTGGCATTCGGCGCGGGCGGCGGCGTGACTCGTGCGGGGACGAGCCGCGCCGCACTGCCGGCCGGGCGCCTGAGCTGGCGCGAAGTGATGAACTGGCGCCAGTTGCACAACGCCGCCGCGCGAAGGCCGGCAAGATGA
- a CDS encoding pilus assembly PilX family protein — translation MTRGGEWRQRGVTLVVSLLLLAAVLLLAASAAGVALMGEQSARAERDRQIALQAAEDALMDAELEIEGRATVAPERHALLGAPDSFAPGCGSGMALGLCGRSAPGEAPPWQAVDLADGARSVALGGFTGTTLETGEGLLPLRKPRYIVERLPYRPPGAEAGAYDGYLYRVTAVGFGSRAGTQVVLQSTWRPADE, via the coding sequence ATGACGCGCGGTGGCGAGTGGCGCCAGCGCGGCGTGACGCTGGTCGTCAGCCTGTTGCTGCTGGCGGCCGTGCTGTTGCTGGCGGCGTCGGCGGCCGGGGTGGCATTGATGGGGGAGCAGTCGGCGCGCGCCGAGCGGGACCGGCAGATCGCGCTGCAAGCGGCGGAGGATGCATTGATGGATGCGGAACTGGAGATCGAAGGACGGGCCACCGTGGCGCCCGAGCGGCACGCGCTGCTGGGCGCACCGGACAGTTTTGCGCCCGGCTGCGGCAGCGGCATGGCGCTGGGCTTGTGCGGCCGCAGCGCGCCAGGCGAAGCACCGCCCTGGCAGGCGGTGGACCTGGCGGATGGCGCGCGCAGCGTGGCGCTCGGCGGCTTCACGGGTACGACGTTGGAGACGGGCGAGGGCCTGCTGCCGTTGCGTAAGCCACGCTACATCGTCGAACGGTTGCCGTACCGGCCGCCCGGGGCGGAAGCGGGCGCGTACGACGGTTACCTGTACCGCGTCACGGCGGTCGGCTTCGGCAGCCGGGCCGGCACGCAGGTGGTGCTGCAGTCCACCTGGCGGCCGGCGGACGAGTGA
- a CDS encoding PilW family protein, whose product MRKVAVKARHCDGLGLVEMLVALVLGMLVTLASAAMLASANGDFLVHGASARLNDGGRYALALIGQALRQAGYVDPAMGSLPEDGAAIVGLDARAVTRTGPGVAATLPAIANGSDVLAVRFGGAGTGGGDGSVTDCAGFAVGAAQQGWSIFYVAAGEDGVAELRCKYRSDSGGWSADAVVRGIDSFQVLYGLDTDTPGDGLANRFLNATGIAALDVALVPSGATAAERELDRRRRSHWHRVVAVRVALLLHGEAGMRDGERALQYELFGAAYPAAGDPGSRVDEAALAAPLRSRPRRLFETAVVVRNRAGP is encoded by the coding sequence ATGAGAAAGGTAGCTGTAAAAGCGCGTCACTGCGACGGCCTGGGGCTGGTCGAAATGCTGGTGGCGCTCGTGCTCGGTATGCTGGTTACCCTGGCGTCGGCGGCGATGCTGGCCAGCGCCAACGGCGACTTCCTGGTGCACGGCGCCAGCGCCCGGCTGAACGACGGCGGCCGTTATGCGCTGGCGTTGATCGGCCAGGCGCTGCGCCAGGCCGGCTATGTGGACCCGGCCATGGGCAGCTTACCGGAAGACGGCGCCGCCATCGTCGGCCTGGATGCCCGCGCCGTTACCCGCACGGGTCCGGGCGTCGCGGCCACGCTGCCCGCGATCGCCAACGGCAGCGATGTGCTGGCGGTGCGCTTTGGCGGCGCGGGAACCGGCGGCGGTGACGGCTCCGTCACCGACTGCGCCGGCTTTGCGGTGGGGGCAGCGCAACAGGGCTGGAGCATCTTCTACGTTGCAGCAGGGGAGGATGGCGTGGCCGAACTGCGCTGCAAATACCGCAGCGACAGCGGTGGCTGGAGCGCCGATGCCGTGGTGCGCGGCATCGACAGCTTCCAGGTGTTGTATGGCCTGGACACCGATACGCCGGGCGACGGGCTGGCCAACCGCTTCCTGAATGCCACCGGTATCGCGGCGCTGGATGTGGCGCTGGTGCCCAGCGGCGCCACGGCCGCCGAGCGCGAGCTGGACCGTCGGCGACGTTCGCACTGGCACCGGGTCGTCGCCGTGCGGGTGGCGCTGCTGCTGCATGGCGAAGCAGGGATGCGCGACGGCGAGCGGGCGCTGCAATACGAGCTGTTCGGCGCTGCATATCCGGCGGCAGGCGATCCGGGCAGCCGCGTCGACGAGGCGGCGCTCGCGGCGCCGCTGCGCTCCCGCCCGCGCCGGCTGTTCGAGACGGCGGTGGTCGTGCGCAACCGGGCGGGACCATGA
- the pilV gene encoding type IV pilus modification protein PilV — protein MRAVAGFTLIEVLVALLVLAVGLIGGTAMQLHAMRARQESALLSAAVQAAVSMAERIRANPGQAGIYLDVDYDATAEPTPAAPPSLCLDSGCDRAALAALDIHELKRVVRTALPAGRARVCRDAHMWHAGRLRWSCDATPGAPIVVKVGWRGKNPDGTPQSDDAGGFVPGVAMAVAGVRP, from the coding sequence ATGCGTGCTGTCGCGGGTTTCACGTTGATCGAGGTGCTGGTTGCCCTGCTGGTGCTGGCCGTCGGCCTGATCGGCGGCACGGCCATGCAGCTGCATGCGATGCGTGCGCGGCAGGAGTCGGCGTTGCTGTCGGCGGCCGTGCAGGCGGCCGTGTCGATGGCCGAGCGCATCCGCGCCAACCCGGGGCAGGCCGGCATCTATCTCGACGTCGACTACGACGCCACCGCCGAGCCCACGCCGGCGGCGCCGCCCAGCCTGTGCCTCGACAGCGGATGCGACCGCGCGGCCCTTGCGGCGCTGGACATCCATGAACTGAAACGCGTCGTACGCACCGCACTCCCGGCCGGACGTGCCCGCGTATGCCGCGATGCGCACATGTGGCACGCGGGGCGGCTGCGCTGGTCGTGCGACGCCACGCCGGGGGCGCCCATCGTCGTCAAGGTGGGCTGGCGCGGCAAGAATCCGGACGGCACGCCGCAAAGCGACGACGCCGGCGGCTTCGTACCGGGCGTGGCGATGGCGGTCGCCGGGGTACGGCCATGA
- the nrdR gene encoding transcriptional regulator NrdR: MKCPFCQHDEIHVLDTRVSEEGDAIKRRRRCGKCDKRFTTYERIELSMPFVVKKNGSRTEFAEAKLRDSLMLALRKRPVAAASVDTAVQTITEKLLTSGKREVESNHIGELVMQELKRLDKVAYIRFASVYKNFEDLAEFQDAIEEAGQERKPRAD; the protein is encoded by the coding sequence ATGAAATGTCCGTTCTGCCAGCACGATGAAATCCACGTCCTCGATACGCGTGTATCGGAGGAGGGGGACGCCATCAAGCGCCGCCGGCGCTGCGGCAAATGCGACAAGCGCTTCACCACGTACGAAAGGATCGAACTTTCGATGCCGTTCGTGGTCAAGAAGAATGGCAGCCGCACGGAGTTCGCCGAAGCGAAACTGCGCGACAGCCTGATGCTGGCCCTGCGCAAGCGTCCGGTCGCGGCCGCCTCCGTCGATACGGCCGTGCAGACGATCACGGAAAAGCTGCTGACCAGCGGCAAGCGCGAGGTCGAGTCGAACCATATCGGCGAGCTCGTCATGCAGGAGCTGAAGCGCCTGGACAAGGTTGCCTACATCCGTTTCGCGTCCGTCTACAAGAACTTCGAGGACCTGGCCGAGTTCCAGGACGCCATCGAAGAGGCGGGCCAGGAGCGCAAGCCGCGCGCCGACTGA
- the glyA gene encoding serine hydroxymethyltransferase has product MFAKDHTLAAIDPELFGAIENENRRQHDHIELIASENYTSPAVMQAQGSQLTNKYAEGYPGKRYYGGCEYVDVVEQLAIDRVKQLFGAEAANVQPNSGSQANQGVFFAVLKPGDTIMGMSLAEGGHLTHGMALNMSGKWFNVVSYGLTPEEDIDYDAMEKLAHEHKPKLIVAGASAFSKKIDWERFAKVAKAIGAYFMVDMAHYAGLIAAGLYPNPVPHADFVTSTTHKSLRGPRGGIILMKAEHEKIINSAIFPGIQGGPLMHVIAGKAVAFKEALGEDFKAYQAQVIKNADVLAKTLIERGLRIVSGGTESHVFLVDLRAKNLTGKEAEAILGSAHITCNKNGIPNDPQKPFVTSGIRLGSPAMTTRGFKEAEAKEVGNLIADVLDNPHDAATIERVKAAVKVLADKYPVYAA; this is encoded by the coding sequence ATGTTCGCAAAAGATCACACCCTCGCCGCCATCGATCCTGAGCTGTTCGGCGCCATCGAGAACGAAAACCGCCGCCAGCACGACCACATCGAGCTGATCGCGTCGGAAAACTACACCTCGCCGGCCGTCATGCAGGCACAGGGTTCGCAGCTGACCAACAAGTACGCCGAAGGCTATCCTGGCAAGCGCTACTACGGCGGCTGCGAATACGTCGACGTCGTCGAGCAACTGGCCATCGACCGTGTCAAGCAGCTGTTCGGCGCCGAAGCGGCGAACGTGCAGCCGAACTCGGGCTCGCAGGCCAACCAGGGCGTGTTCTTCGCCGTGCTGAAGCCGGGCGACACCATCATGGGCATGTCGCTGGCCGAAGGCGGCCACCTGACCCACGGCATGGCGCTGAACATGTCCGGCAAGTGGTTCAACGTCGTTTCCTATGGCCTGACGCCGGAAGAGGACATCGACTACGACGCGATGGAAAAGCTGGCCCACGAGCACAAGCCGAAGCTGATCGTCGCCGGCGCCTCCGCGTTCTCCAAGAAGATCGACTGGGAGCGCTTCGCCAAGGTCGCCAAGGCCATCGGCGCCTACTTCATGGTCGACATGGCCCACTACGCCGGCCTGATCGCCGCCGGCCTGTACCCGAACCCGGTGCCGCATGCCGACTTCGTCACGTCCACCACGCACAAGTCGCTGCGCGGCCCGCGCGGCGGCATCATTTTGATGAAGGCCGAGCACGAGAAGATCATCAACTCGGCCATCTTCCCCGGCATCCAGGGCGGCCCGCTGATGCACGTGATCGCCGGCAAGGCCGTCGCGTTCAAGGAGGCGCTGGGCGAAGACTTCAAGGCCTACCAGGCGCAAGTCATCAAGAACGCCGACGTGCTGGCGAAAACGCTGATCGAGCGCGGCCTGCGCATCGTGTCCGGCGGCACCGAGTCGCACGTGTTCCTGGTCGACCTGCGCGCCAAGAACCTGACCGGCAAGGAAGCCGAGGCGATCCTGGGCAGCGCCCACATCACCTGCAACAAGAACGGCATCCCGAACGACCCGCAGAAGCCGTTCGTGACGTCGGGCATCCGCCTGGGCAGCCCGGCCATGACGACGCGCGGCTTCAAGGAAGCCGAGGCGAAAGAGGTGGGCAACCTGATCGCCGACGTGCTGGACAATCCGCATGACGCCGCCACCATCGAACGTGTCAAGGCAGCGGTCAAGGTACTGGCCGACAAGTACCCCGTCTACGCAGCCTGA
- a CDS encoding SDR family NAD(P)-dependent oxidoreductase, producing MIVFITGASAGFGAAMARIFAGNGHKVLIAGRREDRLEALAFELGPNVRTVPLDVTDKAAIQAALAALPAGWRDIDVLINNAGLALGIKPAHEAVLEDWETMIATNCSGLVTMTRAVLPGMVARNSGLVINLGSVAGHYPYPGGNVYGATKAFVEQFTLNLRADLVGTGVRATNLAPGLCGGTEFSNVRFKGDDAAAAKVYEGTTPLTAEDIAATAYWIATLPPHVNVNLIELMPTCQGFSPFAIKRA from the coding sequence ATGATCGTCTTCATTACCGGCGCGAGCGCCGGCTTCGGCGCCGCGATGGCGCGCATTTTCGCCGGCAACGGCCACAAGGTGCTGATCGCGGGCCGCCGCGAGGACCGCCTCGAGGCGCTTGCCTTCGAGCTGGGCCCGAACGTGCGCACGGTGCCGCTGGACGTCACGGACAAAGCCGCCATCCAGGCGGCGCTGGCGGCGCTGCCGGCCGGCTGGCGCGACATCGACGTCCTGATCAACAATGCGGGCCTGGCGCTGGGCATCAAGCCGGCCCACGAAGCCGTGCTGGAAGACTGGGAGACGATGATCGCCACCAACTGCAGCGGGCTCGTGACGATGACGCGCGCCGTGCTGCCCGGCATGGTGGCCCGCAACAGCGGCCTCGTCATCAACCTGGGTTCCGTGGCCGGCCACTACCCCTACCCCGGCGGCAACGTCTACGGTGCCACCAAGGCCTTCGTCGAGCAGTTCACGTTGAACCTGCGCGCCGACCTCGTCGGCACGGGCGTGCGTGCCACCAACCTGGCGCCCGGCCTGTGCGGCGGTACGGAATTCTCCAACGTGCGCTTCAAGGGCGACGACGCGGCGGCGGCCAAGGTCTACGAAGGCACCACACCGCTGACGGCCGAGGACATCGCGGCCACCGCGTACTGGATCGCGACCTTGCCCCCGCACGTGAACGTCAACCTGATTGAGCTGATGCCGACTTGCCAGGGCTTCTCGCCGTTCGCGATCAAGCGCGCCTGA
- the ybgC gene encoding tol-pal system-associated acyl-CoA thioesterase, translated as MPSEFTWEVRVYYEDTDAGGIVYYANYLKYFERARTEWLRAVGIGQQVLLAEHDAMFVVKSVSADYHAPAKLDDVLNLTLTIEKLGRASVVFRQEAWCGTTLLNTARVKVGCVDSALRPRAVPEAAAARMRALLPAP; from the coding sequence ATGCCATCAGAGTTCACCTGGGAAGTCCGTGTCTACTACGAGGATACGGACGCGGGCGGCATCGTCTACTACGCAAACTACCTGAAATACTTCGAGCGGGCCCGGACCGAGTGGCTGCGCGCCGTCGGCATCGGCCAGCAGGTCTTGCTGGCCGAGCACGACGCGATGTTTGTCGTCAAGAGCGTGAGCGCGGACTATCATGCGCCGGCCAAGCTGGACGATGTACTAAACTTAACGTTGACAATCGAGAAGCTGGGCCGTGCTTCCGTCGTGTTCCGGCAGGAAGCGTGGTGCGGCACGACCCTCCTCAACACGGCACGCGTCAAGGTCGGCTGCGTCGACTCGGCGCTGCGACCGCGCGCGGTGCCGGAAGCAGCGGCCGCGCGCATGCGTGCGTTGCTGCCGGCCCCATGA
- the tolQ gene encoding protein TolQ, whose product MNATQDLSFIALIANAHLIVQLIMALLLGISLVSWTYIFKKMFDVRAARRLTIDFEKTFWAGGNLHALYQNASSNRVSSGALARIFEAGMGEFIKGKQAASGSREALDMGAILDGARRAMRAAFQREMDALESHLAFLASVGSVSPYIGLLGTVWGIMNAFRGLANVQQATLSAVAPGIAEALIATAIGLFAAIPAVVAYNRFSHDIDRLAIRFESFVEEFSNILQRQSR is encoded by the coding sequence ATGAACGCCACCCAGGATCTTTCCTTCATCGCCCTCATCGCCAACGCGCACCTGATCGTCCAGCTGATCATGGCGCTGCTGCTTGGCATCTCGCTCGTCAGCTGGACCTACATCTTCAAGAAAATGTTCGACGTGCGCGCGGCGCGGCGCCTGACGATCGACTTCGAAAAGACCTTCTGGGCCGGCGGCAACCTGCATGCGCTGTACCAGAACGCCAGCAGCAACCGCGTCAGCAGCGGCGCGCTGGCGCGCATCTTCGAGGCCGGCATGGGCGAATTCATCAAGGGCAAGCAGGCTGCTTCCGGTTCGCGCGAAGCGCTGGACATGGGCGCCATCCTGGACGGTGCCCGCCGCGCCATGCGCGCCGCGTTCCAGCGCGAGATGGATGCGCTGGAATCGCACCTGGCGTTCCTGGCCTCGGTCGGCTCCGTCTCGCCATACATCGGCCTGCTGGGCACCGTGTGGGGCATCATGAACGCCTTCCGCGGCCTGGCCAACGTGCAGCAGGCAACGCTGTCGGCCGTCGCGCCGGGCATTGCCGAAGCGCTGATCGCCACCGCCATCGGCCTGTTCGCCGCCATCCCGGCCGTTGTGGCGTACAACCGTTTTTCGCACGACATCGACCGCCTGGCGATCCGTTTCGAGAGCTTCGTCGAGGAGTTCTCCAACATCTTGCAGCGGCAGTCGCGCTAA
- a CDS encoding biopolymer transporter ExbD, with protein sequence MASSFNSGGMRGGRGRKLKSEINVVPYIDVMLCLLIIFMVMPSSNNPSSIDLPHAEKSVRPPDAYIQVTIKPNGALSIGVAGKNADAPETAPNRDALVKKLQALHEDNPDYPVLIAGDKESKYDDVIQLISEAKKMGIARVGLATK encoded by the coding sequence ATGGCCTCTTCCTTCAACAGCGGTGGCATGCGCGGCGGACGCGGGCGCAAGCTCAAGTCCGAGATCAACGTCGTGCCATACATCGACGTGATGCTGTGCCTCTTGATCATCTTCATGGTCATGCCCAGCTCGAACAACCCCAGTTCGATCGACCTGCCGCACGCGGAAAAATCCGTGCGGCCGCCCGATGCCTACATCCAGGTGACGATCAAGCCAAACGGTGCGCTGTCGATCGGCGTGGCGGGCAAGAATGCGGATGCGCCGGAGACGGCGCCGAACCGCGACGCGCTCGTGAAAAAGCTGCAGGCACTGCACGAGGACAATCCCGACTACCCGGTCTTGATTGCGGGCGACAAGGAAAGCAAATACGACGACGTGATCCAGCTCATCTCCGAGGCGAAGAAGATGGGCATCGCGCGCGTCGGCCTGGCGACGAAGTGA
- the tolA gene encoding cell envelope integrity protein TolA → MTTATQMTEGSPYRVPKRDSGGRAFALAIGMHALLFVFLWGGINWQNSEPVAVEAEVWDLSTQQAAPKAPPPEPEPEPEPVRTPPPPPTPAPPPEKVAPPKVDPDIALKKQKEKQDKERRLAEEEAKRKQQAEDERKLAEQKKKDDEKKKREEEKEKRLAEEKEQADKKKEDDKKKELAKKKAAAESAAKLEKQRAEEMRRILGSAAGGTGTAEKSTAPKSDSGYKAAVAAKIKSNISYAGSQDVPGNPSAEFQITQLPTGEIISVRKIKSSGIPAYDTAVENAIAKSSPLPKKKDGTVERDITAAFKLKDLP, encoded by the coding sequence ATGACGACAGCAACACAGATGACGGAAGGCAGCCCCTACCGCGTGCCGAAGCGCGACAGCGGCGGGCGCGCGTTCGCGCTGGCGATCGGCATGCACGCGCTGCTGTTCGTGTTCCTGTGGGGCGGCATCAACTGGCAGAACTCGGAGCCCGTTGCGGTAGAAGCGGAAGTGTGGGACCTGTCGACGCAGCAGGCGGCACCAAAGGCGCCGCCACCCGAACCTGAGCCGGAACCGGAGCCGGTGCGCACGCCACCTCCGCCACCGACCCCTGCCCCGCCACCGGAAAAGGTGGCGCCGCCGAAGGTCGATCCGGACATCGCGCTGAAGAAGCAGAAGGAAAAACAGGACAAGGAACGGCGCCTGGCCGAGGAAGAGGCCAAGCGCAAGCAGCAGGCCGAGGACGAGCGCAAGCTGGCCGAGCAGAAGAAAAAGGACGACGAGAAGAAGAAGCGCGAGGAGGAAAAGGAAAAGCGCCTGGCCGAGGAAAAAGAACAGGCCGACAAGAAGAAAGAAGACGACAAGAAAAAAGAACTCGCCAAGAAGAAGGCCGCCGCCGAATCGGCCGCGAAACTGGAAAAGCAGCGCGCCGAAGAGATGCGCCGCATCCTGGGTTCCGCCGCTGGCGGCACCGGCACGGCCGAGAAATCGACCGCGCCCAAGTCCGACAGCGGCTACAAGGCGGCCGTCGCGGCGAAGATCAAGAGCAATATCAGCTATGCGGGCAGCCAGGACGTACCCGGCAACCCGAGTGCGGAGTTCCAGATCACGCAATTGCCAACTGGGGAAATTATTTCGGTCCGAAAGATCAAGAGCAGCGGCATTCCCGCCTACGATACCGCCGTGGAGAACGCGATCGCCAAGTCGTCGCCCCTCCCTAAAAAGAAAGACGGTACGGTCGAGCGGGACATTACCGCGGCATTCAAACTGAAAGACTTGCCTTGA